A genomic segment from Bacteroidia bacterium encodes:
- a CDS encoding outer membrane beta-barrel protein, translating to MKTKAVILLLTAFFIRPAFAQDDDKSFKFGLKAVPSINWYKPEDAKKFESAGTNLKFGYGLMTEFKLAGSAWLSTGLQVDYDGGRIHFKDTVGYFANKDGEIIAIEDTTGQLAQLTAYKLNERKYRTTYVTLPLTLRLRTKEVGMMTYFGQFGFPLSIKLKGRCDDKVNAYTMTGFGNETENTALDISNDMGFMNVGLTIGGGAEYNMSGNTSILFGINYTQGFMNTVRRDSKQLLNDAAPPTALEQKFFSRNVGLTVGILF from the coding sequence ATGAAAACCAAAGCTGTTATTTTACTGCTGACTGCGTTCTTTATCCGTCCTGCTTTCGCTCAGGACGACGATAAGTCCTTTAAATTCGGATTAAAAGCCGTTCCTTCCATCAACTGGTACAAGCCGGAAGATGCCAAGAAATTCGAAAGTGCCGGAACCAACCTGAAATTCGGTTATGGATTAATGACTGAATTCAAACTGGCAGGATCCGCCTGGTTATCCACCGGACTGCAGGTTGATTATGATGGAGGCAGAATCCATTTTAAGGATACCGTGGGCTATTTTGCCAATAAGGACGGAGAGATTATCGCCATTGAGGACACCACCGGTCAGCTCGCGCAGCTCACCGCCTATAAACTCAATGAAAGAAAATACCGCACCACTTATGTCACCCTTCCGCTGACGCTACGTTTGCGCACAAAAGAGGTAGGAATGATGACGTATTTTGGTCAGTTTGGCTTCCCGCTTTCCATTAAACTCAAAGGCCGCTGCGATGACAAGGTGAATGCATACACAATGACCGGTTTTGGCAATGAAACGGAGAACACGGCACTGGACATTTCCAACGACATGGGTTTTATGAATGTGGGGCTTACCATCGGGGGTGGAGCGGAATACAACATGTCGGGCAACACCTCGATCCTTTTCGGTATCAATTACACCCAGGGGTTCATGAATACGGTGCGACGCGACTCTAAACAACTCCTGAACGATGCCGCACCTCCCACAGCACTGGAGCAGAAGTTTTTCTCTCGGAACGTAGGGCTTACAGTTGGTATCCTGTTCTAA
- the rsmH gene encoding 16S rRNA (cytosine(1402)-N(4))-methyltransferase RsmH: MSYHIPVLKEKSLEGLNIREDGTYVDVTFGGGGHSRAILERLGEKGSLIAFDQDADAEENGIMDERFRLVRRNFSFLEEELDGRQVQGILADLGVSSHQFDTPERGFSIRSNGPLDMRMDRGKSLSAEEIVNDYDEKELAGVLRTYGELGNARLVAGKIVAARKKGRIRTTGGLVEVIGGFVPSRKRNQFLAQTFQALRIEVNDELGVLKKLLHAAAAVTEQGGRLVVIAYHSLEDRMVKNYIRTGSVEGQEVKDLYGRRIAPFKEVHKGPVVPGEEEIEVNNRARSAKLRIAEKT; encoded by the coding sequence ATGAGTTATCATATCCCCGTCCTGAAGGAGAAAAGTCTGGAGGGTCTGAATATACGGGAGGACGGCACTTATGTGGATGTGACATTCGGAGGAGGGGGGCATAGCAGGGCGATACTGGAGCGGCTGGGAGAAAAAGGAAGTCTGATTGCATTTGATCAGGATGCGGATGCGGAAGAGAATGGAATCATGGATGAACGCTTCCGGCTGGTCAGGAGAAATTTTTCCTTCCTGGAGGAAGAATTAGATGGGCGGCAGGTGCAGGGGATACTGGCGGATTTGGGGGTTTCGTCTCATCAGTTTGATACGCCGGAGCGGGGATTTTCCATTCGCAGTAATGGACCGCTGGATATGAGAATGGACAGGGGTAAGTCGTTAAGTGCAGAGGAGATAGTAAACGATTACGATGAAAAGGAGTTGGCAGGAGTTCTCAGAACATACGGGGAACTCGGAAATGCACGATTGGTGGCCGGGAAAATAGTTGCGGCCAGAAAAAAGGGAAGAATCCGGACTACGGGTGGATTGGTAGAGGTCATTGGCGGTTTCGTTCCCTCACGAAAAAGGAATCAGTTCCTGGCACAAACGTTCCAGGCGCTGCGAATAGAAGTGAATGATGAGCTCGGAGTACTGAAGAAACTGCTCCATGCCGCCGCGGCGGTTACAGAGCAGGGCGGGAGACTGGTGGTGATCGCTTATCATTCGCTGGAGGACAGAATGGTGAAAAATTATATACGCACCGGAAGTGTGGAAGGGCAGGAGGTGAAGGACCTCTACGGAAGGCGTATTGCACCCTTTAAGGAAGTACACAAGGGGCCCGTGGTCCCCGGTGAAGAAGAAATAGAAGTAAACAACAGAGCGCGTAGCGCCAAACTAAGAATAGCAGAGAAAACGTGA
- a CDS encoding 1-acyl-sn-glycerol-3-phosphate acyltransferase yields MSTTGKEFIDLKKIFREKNPGLYRVTPNFVISWISQLIHENDLNNFVREHRDKQNFDFAKAVVKHFDVTLTFDGLERIPETGGVVLACNHPLGGLDAMSLLQTVEARRTDLKFLVNDILMNLENLKELWLGVNKVGKSTGDLLREIDAGYSSGNLICIFPAGLVSRMQEGEVRDLEWKKSFITKSRQYGIPVIPVHISGRITMFFYRLAIWRKRLGIKSNIEMLFLVHEMYKSKGQKIHIRFGKPLPASSFSRDHSDLYWAAAVKELVYRLPADPDADLFREPSF; encoded by the coding sequence ATGAGTACGACCGGAAAGGAATTCATTGATCTTAAAAAGATCTTTCGCGAGAAGAATCCGGGCTTATACCGTGTCACTCCGAATTTTGTTATTTCATGGATCAGCCAACTGATTCATGAGAATGACCTGAACAACTTTGTACGAGAACACCGTGACAAGCAGAATTTTGACTTTGCGAAAGCCGTGGTAAAACATTTTGATGTAACCCTCACCTTCGACGGCCTTGAAAGGATTCCTGAAACGGGTGGCGTGGTACTTGCCTGCAATCATCCTCTGGGCGGTTTGGATGCTATGTCTTTACTTCAGACTGTGGAAGCGCGCCGGACGGATTTGAAGTTTCTGGTGAACGATATTCTCATGAATCTGGAAAATCTCAAGGAATTATGGCTTGGCGTGAATAAAGTAGGAAAGAGCACAGGAGATCTGTTGCGGGAAATTGATGCAGGCTATTCCTCCGGGAATCTCATCTGTATCTTTCCTGCCGGCCTCGTTTCGAGAATGCAGGAAGGAGAAGTAAGAGACCTGGAATGGAAGAAAAGCTTTATTACCAAGTCCCGGCAATACGGAATACCTGTTATTCCCGTTCATATCAGCGGAAGAATCACTATGTTCTTCTACCGCCTGGCTATCTGGAGAAAACGGCTGGGAATCAAATCCAACATTGAAATGCTGTTTCTCGTGCATGAAATGTATAAATCGAAAGGACAAAAAATACATATCCGCTTCGGCAAACCCCTGCCCGCATCGTCATTCAGCCGTGATCACTCCGATCTGTATTGGGCTGCGGCCGTTAAAGAGTTAGTATACCGGCTTCCTGCCGACCCGGACGCGGATCTGTTCCGTGAACCGTCTTTTTAG
- a CDS encoding trypsin-like peptidase domain-containing protein: protein MKLKNLLVGIVLTLLGGSLLAQPPAKGLDSKYIAANYYKGVVKILLVDSAIEKSNPSKPGSGYIGRGSGFFVTEDGVIFTNRHVVEYCVKGYIDYDYKDETGTTRSAVDPYSDELVNSPGFVKAYRTGYTTPIVQVYHGKGEADYTLYVAKVLTMGTGSFDGAVLKIVSDIKGQPVYTKFFPLPIGNSDAAQQGEDLCVFGFPAQYDGEFDTHKKDMSTLTFGKFSGLDYVFNKDYGYIKTDAQINGGNSGGPVFNESNKVIGIATAVGNKTGIGLVGGVNGMYYIVAPKSDILTKLTVKGLTIPKNAGSINTIMGDRLPIKDASQLGGGNSNYSNNNNKNSNNNSGSDDPYTKSKVSINLGLNEETGSLGEEVTSVDISPNGSYVWVVVTNKPNTLNSLGLIMDVYTKDGGDYKLLETKEYDLSKTSLQTTYFKYSIYKAGDYKFKIYNKESKWINDAFLSVDVTGGDNNKNGGKDDPYSESEVYVSLGLNENTGYLGEKTDAVDINANKGSYVWIVVTNKPNTLNTLGLIMDIYRKDGGDYKLYETKEYDLSKKTLQTTYFKYSIYKKGDYKFKVYSKESKFINQALLNVGYQ, encoded by the coding sequence ATGAAACTTAAAAATTTACTGGTTGGTATCGTTCTGACCTTACTGGGAGGCTCACTCCTTGCACAGCCCCCCGCTAAGGGGCTTGACTCAAAGTATATTGCTGCGAACTATTACAAGGGTGTTGTCAAGATACTCCTGGTGGATTCAGCGATTGAAAAGTCTAACCCTTCCAAGCCTGGTTCTGGTTATATCGGGCGCGGATCAGGATTCTTTGTTACAGAGGATGGGGTAATTTTTACCAACCGGCACGTGGTAGAGTACTGCGTGAAGGGCTATATTGACTATGATTATAAAGATGAGACCGGAACCACCCGGAGTGCTGTGGATCCTTACTCCGATGAGTTGGTGAACAGTCCGGGCTTTGTGAAAGCCTACCGCACGGGTTATACCACCCCGATTGTGCAGGTTTACCACGGAAAAGGGGAAGCAGACTATACGCTTTATGTAGCGAAAGTACTTACGATGGGTACCGGATCGTTTGACGGAGCAGTCCTGAAAATTGTTTCCGACATTAAAGGACAGCCGGTTTACACTAAATTCTTCCCGCTTCCAATCGGTAATTCAGATGCAGCTCAGCAGGGAGAAGATCTCTGTGTATTTGGATTTCCTGCCCAGTACGACGGGGAATTTGATACACATAAAAAAGATATGAGTACACTCACTTTCGGTAAATTCTCCGGACTTGATTATGTATTCAACAAGGATTACGGATACATTAAGACAGATGCCCAGATCAACGGCGGAAACAGCGGCGGACCGGTATTCAACGAATCCAATAAGGTGATCGGTATCGCGACCGCTGTAGGTAACAAGACCGGTATCGGCCTGGTGGGAGGTGTTAATGGCATGTATTATATCGTGGCGCCTAAGTCCGATATTTTGACAAAACTCACAGTTAAGGGCCTGACCATTCCCAAGAACGCAGGCTCTATCAACACGATTATGGGTGACCGGCTTCCAATCAAGGATGCCAGCCAGCTGGGCGGCGGAAACTCAAATTATTCCAATAACAATAACAAAAACAGCAACAATAATTCGGGGAGCGATGACCCTTATACCAAATCAAAGGTTTCCATCAATCTCGGTTTAAATGAAGAAACCGGAAGTTTGGGAGAAGAGGTTACCTCTGTTGATATTTCCCCGAACGGCTCTTATGTGTGGGTAGTGGTAACCAACAAGCCCAATACACTTAATTCCCTGGGTTTGATCATGGATGTTTACACTAAGGATGGAGGAGACTATAAACTGCTCGAAACAAAGGAATATGACCTTTCCAAAACGTCCCTGCAAACCACTTACTTCAAATACTCTATATATAAAGCAGGGGATTATAAGTTTAAGATCTATAACAAGGAAAGTAAATGGATCAACGATGCCTTCCTGAGCGTTGATGTCACAGGGGGAGATAATAATAAGAATGGCGGGAAAGATGACCCGTATTCTGAGTCTGAGGTGTATGTTTCTCTCGGGCTTAACGAAAACACCGGATACCTCGGGGAAAAGACGGATGCGGTTGATATCAATGCAAACAAAGGCAGTTACGTGTGGATTGTGGTAACCAACAAGCCGAATACGCTGAATACCCTGGGGTTGATCATGGATATTTATCGTAAAGATGGCGGTGATTACAAGCTATATGAAACTAAGGAGTACGATCTCTCCAAAAAGACGCTGCAAACAACGTATTTTAAATATTCTATCTATAAAAAGGGAGATTACAAGTTCAAAGTGTACTCCAAGGAGAGTAAATTTATTAATCAGGCCTTGCTCAACGTAGGCTATCAGTAA
- a CDS encoding YihA family ribosome biogenesis GTP-binding protein: MKFTVTSAEFVTGSPDIQHLPTDPHPEFAFIGRSNVGKSSLINMLCARKKLAHTSGTPGKTRMVNLFRINNRIHLADLPGYGFAKAGKSIRESFEGVITTYLLDREQLRCLFVLIDVRLPLQAIDLEFMKWLGEKEIPFAIVFTKADKLSRTELEKNLKDYTARLLRWWEDLPGIFITSSLKQSGREDLLNYIGELAKTKKP; this comes from the coding sequence ATGAAATTTACGGTAACCAGTGCCGAGTTTGTTACCGGTTCTCCGGATATACAACATCTTCCAACCGATCCGCATCCGGAATTCGCTTTCATCGGAAGGTCCAACGTGGGAAAATCCTCACTGATTAATATGTTATGCGCCAGAAAAAAGCTGGCACACACTTCCGGCACTCCCGGGAAAACCCGTATGGTAAACCTGTTCCGGATCAACAACCGGATTCACCTGGCGGATCTTCCCGGGTATGGTTTCGCCAAGGCGGGAAAATCCATCCGGGAGTCCTTCGAGGGTGTGATAACCACCTACCTGCTGGACCGAGAACAACTGCGTTGCCTCTTCGTACTAATTGATGTACGGCTTCCCCTGCAAGCAATTGATCTTGAATTCATGAAATGGCTGGGTGAAAAAGAAATTCCCTTTGCCATTGTTTTCACCAAAGCGGATAAACTCTCTCGCACAGAATTGGAAAAAAACCTGAAAGACTATACAGCTCGTCTGCTGCGTTGGTGGGAAGACCTTCCGGGCATATTCATTACCTCATCGCTGAAACAATCCGGGCGTGAAGATCTGCTGAATTACATTGGAGAGCTCGCGAAAACAAAAAAGCCCTGA
- the nadE gene encoding NAD(+) synthase yields the protein MQHREITEHIVSWLRHYCEGARTQGFVVGISGGIDSALTSTLCALTGAETLVIGMPIRQHRAEYERAKEHIHWLESRFKNVRSEEVDLSESFSSIENKFPREIQDQLTMANTRARLRMATLYAFACHYKLLVAGTGNKVEDFGVGFFTKYGDGGVDLSPIADLMKSEVRELARHLGIAVSIINAAPTDGLFADGRSDEDQIGASYDELEWAMKYIRNAEQVLDLSERQKRVLKIYSDYHNRNRHKMEPIPVCTIPDSLK from the coding sequence ATGCAACACCGGGAAATCACGGAACATATTGTCAGCTGGCTTCGCCACTACTGTGAAGGGGCACGAACACAAGGTTTTGTTGTGGGAATCTCCGGGGGAATTGATTCGGCACTTACTTCCACACTTTGTGCGCTCACCGGTGCTGAGACCCTTGTGATTGGGATGCCTATCCGGCAGCACCGGGCAGAATATGAAAGAGCGAAGGAACATATCCACTGGCTGGAATCTCGCTTTAAAAATGTACGTTCGGAGGAAGTGGATCTGAGCGAATCTTTTTCATCCATAGAAAATAAATTTCCAAGGGAGATCCAGGATCAGCTCACCATGGCCAATACACGCGCCCGTTTGCGAATGGCCACGCTTTATGCTTTTGCATGTCATTACAAACTACTGGTTGCAGGAACCGGAAATAAAGTGGAAGATTTTGGGGTAGGATTCTTTACCAAGTACGGAGACGGAGGTGTGGATCTTAGCCCAATTGCTGACCTTATGAAATCTGAAGTCCGCGAACTTGCACGGCATCTTGGCATCGCGGTATCCATTATTAACGCTGCCCCTACAGACGGACTTTTTGCCGATGGCCGGTCAGATGAAGACCAGATCGGTGCATCGTACGATGAACTGGAATGGGCCATGAAGTATATACGGAACGCTGAGCAGGTCCTAGATCTCAGCGAAAGACAGAAACGGGTGTTGAAGATCTACAGCGACTATCATAACCGGAACCGTCACAAGATGGAACCTATACCTGTCTGTACTATTCCGGATTCCCTGAAATAA
- a CDS encoding GNAT family N-acetyltransferase — MKPVMEPVPTAVLQSELNAKTFVRKTNNGSNEVYIIREETAPNTLREIGRLREVTFRNAGGGTGLECDLDEYDTGPGAYSQLLVWNSADLEIVGGYRFIHGKDVIIRPDGTPRLATAHLLDYSPKFMKEFLPKMIELGRSFVQPHYQPSSQNRKGLFSLDNLWDGLGALVIDHPDIDYFFGKVTMYPDFNPVARDMIIYFMNFYFPDPDHLVSARNPQHYKTDISVFRDLFRKEMPYKEAHAVLNQQVRSRGENIPPLINSYMNLSPTMRTFGTAINDAFGDVEETGIMVKIADIYESKMERHVKSYQPTAR, encoded by the coding sequence ATGAAACCCGTGATGGAACCGGTACCGACGGCGGTGCTTCAGTCAGAACTTAATGCCAAAACGTTTGTGCGGAAAACAAACAATGGCAGCAATGAGGTATATATCATTCGGGAAGAAACAGCTCCGAATACTCTCCGGGAGATCGGCCGCCTGCGTGAAGTTACTTTCCGCAATGCCGGCGGAGGTACGGGACTGGAATGTGATTTGGACGAATACGATACGGGGCCGGGCGCGTATTCACAGCTGCTGGTTTGGAATTCTGCTGACCTTGAGATTGTCGGGGGATACCGGTTTATTCACGGCAAGGATGTGATCATTCGTCCTGACGGAACGCCGAGGCTGGCCACCGCTCACCTTCTCGATTACTCCCCGAAGTTTATGAAAGAGTTTCTGCCGAAGATGATTGAACTCGGACGCTCCTTCGTTCAGCCTCACTACCAGCCCAGCAGTCAGAACCGGAAAGGGCTTTTCTCGTTGGATAATTTGTGGGACGGGCTTGGTGCGTTGGTGATAGACCACCCGGACATTGATTACTTTTTTGGTAAAGTAACCATGTATCCTGATTTTAACCCGGTTGCAAGGGACATGATCATTTATTTCATGAACTTTTACTTTCCGGACCCTGACCATTTGGTGAGCGCGCGGAATCCCCAGCATTACAAGACAGATATCAGCGTCTTTCGCGATCTTTTCAGAAAGGAAATGCCCTACAAGGAGGCCCACGCGGTTCTTAACCAGCAAGTTCGGTCGCGCGGAGAAAATATTCCTCCCCTGATCAATTCCTACATGAACCTATCTCCCACCATGCGCACATTCGGAACGGCCATCAACGACGCCTTTGGTGATGTGGAAGAAACGGGAATCATGGTAAAAATCGCTGACATTTATGAATCTAAAATGGAGCGGCACGTAAAATCGTATCAACCAACCGCCCGATGA
- a CDS encoding division/cell wall cluster transcriptional repressor MraZ, translating to MNLFGVYEGTADAKGRVMLPVAFKSQLGKALSKGFVIKQSIFSKSLELYPMETWDGMVKEVNSLNRFVKKNVEFIRMFNFNVQAVELDGSGRFLMPKDLMKSVGMKRDVVMAAAGNMIEVWDRVLYYRFVKTTSGGFEKLAEEVMGNKAQG from the coding sequence ATGAACCTTTTCGGCGTTTATGAAGGAACAGCCGATGCAAAGGGGCGCGTGATGCTTCCCGTTGCATTTAAGTCACAATTGGGTAAAGCGTTGTCGAAAGGGTTCGTGATTAAGCAGAGTATTTTCAGTAAGTCGCTTGAATTGTATCCCATGGAAACCTGGGATGGAATGGTGAAGGAGGTAAACTCTCTGAACCGCTTTGTGAAGAAGAATGTTGAGTTTATTCGGATGTTCAACTTCAATGTTCAAGCGGTAGAACTGGATGGAAGCGGGCGCTTTTTAATGCCGAAGGATCTGATGAAGAGCGTAGGTATGAAGAGAGATGTTGTAATGGCTGCGGCAGGTAATATGATAGAGGTGTGGGACAGGGTTCTTTATTACCGGTTTGTGAAGACCACTTCCGGGGGATTTGAAAAACTGGCGGAAGAGGTGATGGGAAATAAGGCACAGGGATGA
- a CDS encoding transglycosylase SLT domain-containing protein, which produces MPMRWTIHLLSFIATAGWAVPPGTDTLRIDYGKVTVPLNNTDRYFINNTDLFLEGVDTLTQTHFWRRLIRLSPDSGIVCLGHDRRIVEVIPVKKWEQYSDSRLKSYRDSVRKALGTDSTERVLFTKGKSNFYLIETVAPEIHRGIEIFEENGVDPFYAQAILLIESPGRLQKSTAGAYGPFQLMRRVAQHMGLKVNKHVDERKDFDKSAWAASKLIRTICIPYTNAMLEKRGIAWCETDLWYRLLVLHVYHAGAGNVEKALAVINPEVGSMELIKTLWNTRAGAFGNSSQNYSQLAIASILELDESLGYGLSRQGN; this is translated from the coding sequence ATGCCAATGAGGTGGACCATTCATCTTCTTTCTTTCATTGCAACCGCCGGGTGGGCAGTCCCGCCCGGAACCGACACCCTTCGCATTGACTATGGGAAGGTAACCGTGCCCCTGAATAATACCGACCGGTATTTTATCAACAATACAGACCTCTTTCTGGAAGGGGTGGATACCCTCACACAAACCCACTTCTGGAGAAGACTGATCCGTTTATCACCTGATTCGGGGATCGTTTGCCTGGGGCATGACCGACGGATCGTAGAAGTGATTCCGGTTAAAAAGTGGGAACAATACTCTGACAGCCGGCTTAAATCGTACCGCGACAGTGTACGGAAAGCACTCGGTACTGATTCCACGGAAAGGGTCCTATTCACCAAAGGCAAATCAAATTTTTACCTTATCGAGACGGTAGCACCCGAAATACACCGGGGTATAGAGATATTTGAGGAAAACGGTGTAGATCCTTTTTATGCTCAGGCCATTCTGCTGATTGAAAGTCCTGGACGCCTGCAAAAATCCACTGCCGGGGCATATGGCCCGTTTCAGCTGATGCGCAGGGTGGCACAGCACATGGGACTTAAAGTAAATAAGCACGTGGACGAGCGGAAGGATTTTGACAAATCGGCCTGGGCTGCCTCCAAGCTGATCCGCACCATCTGCATTCCCTACACGAATGCAATGCTGGAAAAAAGGGGCATTGCCTGGTGTGAAACAGACCTTTGGTACCGGCTGCTGGTGCTTCATGTTTATCATGCCGGCGCAGGCAATGTGGAAAAAGCGCTGGCTGTTATCAATCCGGAAGTTGGCAGCATGGAACTTATAAAAACGCTCTGGAATACACGCGCAGGGGCATTTGGAAATTCCTCCCAGAATTATTCCCAGTTAGCCATTGCTTCCATCCTGGAACTCGACGAAAGCCTCGGGTATGGTCTGAGCAGGCAAGGCAACTGA
- a CDS encoding gliding motility-associated C-terminal domain-containing protein → MKSLASFILLPAFFLSLPVQAQIFFNNGATIYTAPQSVIQVNGGIENNSSTSNGNIDHNGTMNVTLNSTLPNPGDVTLNNNSTWQGDGITNVEGDWVNNAIFQQDLSDVRLMASTIQQRIMGTNVTTFHILRCQGTGTGANRIKLHMIDANVDHLLDLTDRELSTDVYDMNVLNPQTNAIINLTPSMNQEGLVSSLAPGVLSWVTDDDSAYLFPVGSSTGNLRRYRPVQIEPTAVANNTWNVRMINWDPDFDNYPRNVNDGIPCLVNDTFYHSIVRVAGTTSADLLIAFDPTADGFFNGMAHWSPNIWTDMNSSTQVNAGTLSFYSTLKRVSWPFADADEPYALTELKPGAPSINCPQNVCANSLGNIFTANGSGSQFTWTVGNGTIVSGQGTDSIVVSWTGNSGWVYVIENSPSGCPSLPDSCFVTVSPAPIAGFDTNAIGYYEPIYQFTDTSNGATSWQWNFGDPGSGTNNNSNNQNPNHQFSGAGTYIVTLIVTNAAGCTDTITTIIEVDTMLLIPNVFTPNGDGQNDEFYIPNSGMENFHIQIYNRWGTLLFETTADEIRWDGRSTSGILLSDGTYYYILDAVLKTQSGPVEVKRTGWIQLLTKKKT, encoded by the coding sequence ATGAAGAGTCTTGCCTCTTTTATTTTGCTGCCCGCTTTCTTCCTTTCTCTCCCGGTGCAGGCTCAGATATTCTTCAATAACGGCGCTACTATATACACTGCACCGCAGTCTGTCATTCAGGTGAACGGCGGTATCGAGAATAACTCCTCTACTTCCAATGGAAACATTGACCACAACGGGACAATGAATGTGACCCTCAATAGCACGCTTCCGAATCCGGGTGATGTAACGTTAAATAATAATTCGACCTGGCAGGGCGACGGGATTACAAATGTGGAAGGTGATTGGGTTAATAACGCCATTTTTCAGCAGGATCTCAGTGATGTTCGACTGATGGCATCTACGATTCAGCAACGGATCATGGGAACCAACGTTACCACCTTTCACATATTACGCTGTCAGGGCACCGGAACAGGCGCTAACCGCATTAAACTCCATATGATCGATGCCAATGTGGATCACCTGCTTGATCTTACGGACCGCGAGTTATCTACTGATGTGTACGATATGAATGTGCTGAACCCTCAAACCAACGCAATCATTAATCTCACCCCTTCCATGAATCAAGAGGGGTTGGTTTCATCGCTGGCCCCCGGGGTGCTTTCGTGGGTTACGGATGATGACAGCGCGTATCTTTTTCCCGTGGGTTCCAGTACAGGTAATCTTCGCAGGTATCGTCCCGTGCAGATCGAACCTACTGCGGTTGCAAACAATACATGGAACGTTCGCATGATCAACTGGGATCCGGATTTTGATAACTATCCCCGTAACGTGAATGACGGCATTCCCTGTCTTGTTAACGATACGTTTTATCATTCGATCGTGCGTGTAGCGGGAACCACCTCGGCCGATCTTCTGATCGCATTTGACCCCACTGCTGATGGATTTTTCAACGGGATGGCACACTGGAGTCCGAATATCTGGACAGACATGAACTCTTCGACACAGGTCAATGCAGGCACGCTTTCGTTCTATTCCACTCTTAAACGGGTGAGCTGGCCTTTCGCGGATGCGGATGAGCCCTATGCCCTTACAGAACTGAAGCCGGGAGCGCCGTCCATCAATTGCCCCCAGAATGTCTGCGCAAACTCACTGGGTAATATTTTCACGGCCAACGGCAGCGGTAGTCAGTTTACCTGGACGGTCGGCAACGGAACCATAGTTTCCGGTCAGGGAACCGATTCCATCGTGGTATCCTGGACAGGCAATTCCGGATGGGTTTATGTTATTGAAAACTCTCCTTCCGGATGTCCATCACTTCCTGACTCTTGCTTTGTAACTGTTTCTCCCGCTCCGATTGCCGGTTTTGACACCAATGCGATCGGATATTACGAGCCCATCTATCAGTTCACGGATACCTCCAACGGAGCTACATCCTGGCAGTGGAACTTCGGCGACCCGGGTTCCGGAACAAATAATAATTCCAATAATCAGAACCCCAATCACCAGTTCTCAGGGGCCGGCACCTACATCGTGACCCTTATTGTGACCAATGCGGCGGGATGTACAGATACCATCACCACGATTATTGAAGTGGATACCATGCTCCTTATTCCGAACGTATTTACACCAAACGGCGACGGTCAGAATGATGAATTCTATATTCCTAATTCAGGGATGGAGAACTTCCATATTCAGATCTATAATCGGTGGGGAACCCTGCTGTTTGAAACTACCGCAGACGAGATTCGCTGGGATGGCAGAAGTACTTCAGGAATTCTGCTTTCAGACGGAACCTATTATTACATCCTGGATGCCGTGCTGAAAACCCAGTCTGGTCCTGTGGAAGTGAAACGTACCGGCTGGATACAATTACTTACCAAGAAGAAAACGTAG
- the gldC gene encoding gliding motility protein GldC, whose translation MADESEIKFKVRLDENKLPREIGWEASDAGEAGTCKSVMIAMWDAGEQNTLRMDLWTSDMLVDEMKQFFHQNLLTMADSFQRATGEKEMMDELRAYCNYFAQKMDILPKGPLSGQPDTESNV comes from the coding sequence ATGGCCGATGAATCTGAAATCAAATTCAAAGTACGACTGGATGAGAATAAGCTTCCCAGAGAGATTGGGTGGGAAGCCTCTGACGCAGGCGAAGCCGGGACATGTAAATCGGTGATGATTGCCATGTGGGATGCCGGAGAGCAAAACACACTGCGAATGGATCTTTGGACCAGTGATATGCTGGTGGATGAAATGAAACAGTTTTTTCACCAGAACCTCCTCACCATGGCGGATTCGTTCCAGAGGGCTACCGGTGAAAAGGAAATGATGGATGAACTTAGAGCCTATTGCAACTACTTTGCGCAAAAAATGGATATTTTACCAAAAGGCCCCTTGAGCGGGCAACCGGATACGGAATCTAACGTCTGA